The following coding sequences lie in one Musa acuminata AAA Group cultivar baxijiao chromosome BXJ1-8, Cavendish_Baxijiao_AAA, whole genome shotgun sequence genomic window:
- the LOC135588385 gene encoding shaggy-related protein kinase eta-like, producing the protein MTSLPLGPHHPPPPPGHDAAAAANLTLAVPPRAEMADNKQTSVVGKSEQVTGHVISTTIGGKNGELKKTISYMAERVVGTGSFGIVFQAKCLETGEAVAIKKVLQDKRYKNRELQLMRSMDHPNVIPLKHCFFSTTSRDELFLNLVMEYVPETLYGVLRHFSNGNQRMPLIYVKLYTYQIFSGLAYIHTVPGVCHRDVKPQNILVDPLTHQVKLCDFGSAKVLVKGEANISYICSRYYRAPELIFGATEYTTSIDIWSAGCVLAELLLGQPLFPGASAVDQLVQIIKVLGTPTREEIRCMNPSYTEFRFPQIKAHPWHKIFHKRMPPEAIDLTSRLLQYSPCFRCSALEACAHPFFDELREPNVRLPNGRPLPPLFNFKQELAGASPELVTKLIPEHVRQRSVLSFLHPVGT; encoded by the exons ATGACTTCGCTGCCGCTGGGACCTCACCACCCCCCGCCCCCGCCGGGCCACGACGCCGCCGCGGCAGCGAACCTTACCCTCGCGGTCCCTCCCCGGGCGGAGATGGCCGACAACAAG CAAACATCTGTTGTTGGCAAGAGTGAACAAGTAACTGGtcatgtcatctccaccaccatcggGGGCAAGAATGGTGAACTTAAGAAG ACCATTAGCTACATGGCAGAGCGTGTTGTAGGGACTGGATCGTTTGGAATTGTCTTTCAG GCCAAATGCTTGGAAACAGGAGAAGCGGTTGCCATAAAGAAGGTTTTACAGGACAAAAGATACAAAAATCGTGAGCTCCAATTGATGCGCTCAATGGATCATCCAAATGTGATACCTCTTAAGCATTGTTTCTTCTCCACTACAAGCAGAGATGAGCTTTTCCTTAATCTGGTCATGGAATATGTGCCTGAGACTCTGTATGGTGTCCTAAGGCATTTCAGCAATGGGAATCAAAGGATGCCACTTATCTATGTGAAGTTGTATACATATCAG ATATTTAGCGGGCTGGCTTATATCCATACTGTTCCAGGAGTTTGTCATAGAGATGTGAAACCACAAAATATTTTG GTAGACCCTCTTACTCATCAAGTCAAGTTATGTGATTTTGGAAGTGCAAAAGTTCTG GTGAAGGGTGAAGCGAACATATCTTACATCTGTTCTCGCTATTACCGTGCGCCAGAGCTTATTTTTGGTGCAACAGAATATACAACGTCAATTGATATATGGTCAGCAGGTTGTGTTCTTGCTGAGTTACTACTTGGCCAG CCGTTGTTTCCTGGAGCAAGTGCTGTTGATCAGCTTGTCCAGATTATCAAG GTTCTTGGAACCCCAACCCGTGAAGAAATTCGGTGCATGAATCCTAGCTATACAGAGTTCAGGTTTCCTCAGATAAAAGCTCATCCATGGCACAAG ATTTTCCACAAGCGAATGCCTCCAGAAGCTATTGATCTTACATCACGCCTTCTTCAATACTCTCCTTGTTTCCGTTGCTCTGCA CTGGAAGCATGTGCCCATCCATTCTTCGATGAGTTACGAGAACCTAATGTGCGATTGCCAAACGGTCGCCCTCTGCCTCCCCTTTTTAACTTTAAGCAAGAA TTAGCTGGAGCATCACCAGAGCTCGTCACTAAGCTGATTCCAGAACATGTGAGGCAACGATCCGTTCTCAGCTTCTTGCATCCAGTTGGAACATAA
- the LOC135588387 gene encoding homeobox-leucine zipper protein GLABRA 2-like isoform X2 produces the protein MHQSSMNNNNTPVKDFFASPALSLSLAGVFRNNAAAVVDVEEGDEASKGGCQREQAEISGENSGPAGRSDEDRESNESQEENREVGNNRKRKKYHRHTAEQIREMEALFKESPHPDEKQRQQLSNQLGLSARQVKFWFQNRRTQIKAVQERHENSLRKSEIEKLQEENRTMREKIKKGCCPNCGYTTLSNGTTITTEEQQHHIENTRLKAEIKKLRRMLGSIPDGNTSPSSSCSAGADQNKSSLDSCSGFLGPEKFRILEIVNVALEELTKMATAQEPLWVRSVETGREILNYDEYVKEFSPDMSRNGCVRNIEASRETGIVFFDMPRLVQAFMDVNQWKEFFPCLISKAVIVDIISKGLGDSKDGTIQLMFAEIQMLTPLVPTREIYFVRYCKKLCPTRWAILDISIDKLEENIDASLMKCRKRPSGCIIEDQDTGHCKVIWVEHMECQKTVVPTLYHPIVTSGLAFGARHWMATLRLQCERSVFFMATNVPTRDCNGISTLAGRKSILKLGQRMTSCFCQNIGASGHHKWTKVSTKGGDEIRFTSRKNINDPGEPLGLIICSVLSTWLPVPATSLFNFLRDDSRRTEWDIMLTPSPTQTMVNLVKGQDRGNSVTIYSLQTTTSSERTNIWVLQDCSTNSYESMVVFAPVEIDGTQSVMNGCDSSSLAILPSGFSILPDGLETRPLVITSRPQERTMEGGSLLMVAFQILADASPVARPTTESVETINTLVSCTLQNIKKALQCEDG, from the exons ATGCATCAAAGCAGCATGAACAACAACAATACTCCAGTGAAAGACTTCTTTGCATCCCcagctctctccctctctctg GCAGGTGTGTTCAGGAATAATGCAGCAGCAGTTGTGGATGTGGAAGAAGGGGATGAGGCGAGTAAAGGAGGCTGTCAAAGGGAGCAGGCAGAGATCAGTGGAGAGAACTCCGGGCCAGCAGGTCGGTCAGACGAAGACAGGGAGTCCAATGAATCACAGGAAGAGAATAGAGAGGTTGGAAACAACAGGAAGAGAAAGAAGTACCATAGGCACACAGCTGAACAGATCAGAGAAATGGAAGC GCTGTTCAAGGAATCACCCCATCCAGATGAGAAGCAGAGGCAGCAATTGAGCAACCAGCTAGGACTTTCTGCCAGGCAAGTCAAGTTCTGGTTCCAAAATCGACGAACCCAAATCAAG GCAGTGCAGGAGCGGCATGAGAACTCGCTACGTAAGTCTGAGATAGAGAAACTGCAGGAGGAAAACCGGACCATGAGGGAGAAAATCAAAAAAGGATGCTGTCCTAACTGTGGTTATACAACCttgagcaatggtaccaccataaCCACAGAGGAGCAACAACATCATATAGAAAATACCAGGCTAAAAGCAGAG ATAAAAAAATTACGTCGAATGCTAGGAAGCATCCCAGATGGAAACACTTCACCAAGTTCATCATGCTCAGCAGGAGCTGATCAAAACAAGAGCTCATTAGATAGCTGCAGTGGGTTCTTGGGTCCTGAGAAATTTAGAATTTTAGAGATTGTCAATGTTGCCCTGGAAGAGCTGACCAAGATGGCTACTGCCCAGGAGCCTTTGTGGGTTCGGAGTGTTGAGACTGGAAGGGAGATACTGAACTATGATGAGTATGTTAAGGAATTCTCACCTGATATGTCAAGGAATGGATGTGTCAGAAACATTGAGGCTTCTAGAGAGACTGGTATTGTCTTCTTTGACATGCCAAGGCTTGTACAAGCATTCATGGATGTG AACCAATGGAAGGAATTTTTCCCTTGCCTGATCTCCAAGGCTGTCATTGTTGATATCATTTCCAAGGGTCTCGGTGATAGCAAAGATGGCACCATACAACTG ATGTTTGCAGAAATTCAGATGCTTACTCCTTTGGTGCCGACACGAGAAATCTACTTTGTGAGATATTGCAAAAAACTATGCCCCACTAGATGGGCAATTTTAGATATATCTATTGACAAACTTGAAGAAAACATAGATGCATCACTCATGAAGTGCAGGAAGCGGCCCTCAGGTTGCATAATAGAGGACCAAGACACTGGTCATTGCAAG GTGATTTGGGTAGAACATATGGAATGCCAAAAGACTGTAGTTCCAACACTATATCACCCAATTGTTACCAGTGGTCTGGCTTTTGGGGCTCGACACTGGATGGCAACATTACGTCTGCAATGTGAAAGATCAGTTTTCTTCATGGCAACTAATGTACCTACAAGAGACTGCAATG GGATCTCGACACTGGCCGGAAGAAAGAGCATCCTGAAGCTTGGACAAAGAATGACTTCGTGCTTTTGCCAGAACATTGGTGCATCAGGACACCACAAATGGACCAAGGTGTCAACAAAAGGTGGTGATGAGATTCGATTCACGTCAAGGAAGAATATCAATGACCCCGGGGAGCCTCTGGGACTGATCATTTGTTCGGTTTTGTCGACATGGTTGCCTGTTCCTGCAACGTCTCTGTTTAATTTCTTGAGGGATGACTCAAGAAGAACTGAA TGGGACATCATGCTTACACCAAGCCCTACTCAAACAATGGTGAATTTAGTAAAGGGCCAAGATCGTGGAAACTCTGTTACTATCTAT AGCCTACAGACAACAACTTCATCAGAGAGGACCAACATTTGGGTTCTCCAAGATTGTAGCACCAACTCTTACGAGTCAATGGTGGTTTTTGCTCCTGTGGAGATTGATGGCACACAATCTGTGATGAACGGGTGTGACTCGAGTAGCTTGGCCATATTGCCATCAGGATTTTCTATACTTCCAGACGGGCTAGAGACCAGGCCTCTTGTGATCACatctaggccacaggagaggacaatGGAAGGAGGATCTTTGCTTATGGTAGCATTCCAAATTCTTGCGGATGCGTCACCTGTGGCAAGGCCAACAACAGAATCGGTGGAGACCATAAACACACTTGTTTCGTGCACAttgcaaaatataaaaaaagccTTGCAGTGTGAGGATGGGTAA
- the LOC135588387 gene encoding homeobox-leucine zipper protein GLABRA 2-like isoform X1, with protein MHQSSMNNNNTPVKDFFASPALSLSLAGVFRNNAAAVVDVEEGDEASKGGCQREQAEISGENSGPAGRSDEDRESNESQEENREVGNNRKRKKYHRHTAEQIREMEALFKESPHPDEKQRQQLSNQLGLSARQVKFWFQNRRTQIKAVQERHENSLRKSEIEKLQEENRTMREKIKKGCCPNCGYTTLSNGTTITTEEQQHHIENTRLKAEIKKLRRMLGSIPDGNTSPSSSCSAGADQNKSSLDSCSGFLGPEKFRILEIVNVALEELTKMATAQEPLWVRSVETGREILNYDEYVKEFSPDMSRNGCVRNIEASRETGIVFFDMPRLVQAFMDVNQWKEFFPCLISKAVIVDIISKGLGDSKDGTIQLMFAEIQMLTPLVPTREIYFVRYCKKLCPTRWAILDISIDKLEENIDASLMKCRKRPSGCIIEDQDTGHCKVIWVEHMECQKTVVPTLYHPIVTSGLAFGARHWMATLRLQCERSVFFMATNVPTRDCNGCSNSITHSMNMNLLLTSHRIFLGISTLAGRKSILKLGQRMTSCFCQNIGASGHHKWTKVSTKGGDEIRFTSRKNINDPGEPLGLIICSVLSTWLPVPATSLFNFLRDDSRRTEWDIMLTPSPTQTMVNLVKGQDRGNSVTIYSLQTTTSSERTNIWVLQDCSTNSYESMVVFAPVEIDGTQSVMNGCDSSSLAILPSGFSILPDGLETRPLVITSRPQERTMEGGSLLMVAFQILADASPVARPTTESVETINTLVSCTLQNIKKALQCEDG; from the exons ATGCATCAAAGCAGCATGAACAACAACAATACTCCAGTGAAAGACTTCTTTGCATCCCcagctctctccctctctctg GCAGGTGTGTTCAGGAATAATGCAGCAGCAGTTGTGGATGTGGAAGAAGGGGATGAGGCGAGTAAAGGAGGCTGTCAAAGGGAGCAGGCAGAGATCAGTGGAGAGAACTCCGGGCCAGCAGGTCGGTCAGACGAAGACAGGGAGTCCAATGAATCACAGGAAGAGAATAGAGAGGTTGGAAACAACAGGAAGAGAAAGAAGTACCATAGGCACACAGCTGAACAGATCAGAGAAATGGAAGC GCTGTTCAAGGAATCACCCCATCCAGATGAGAAGCAGAGGCAGCAATTGAGCAACCAGCTAGGACTTTCTGCCAGGCAAGTCAAGTTCTGGTTCCAAAATCGACGAACCCAAATCAAG GCAGTGCAGGAGCGGCATGAGAACTCGCTACGTAAGTCTGAGATAGAGAAACTGCAGGAGGAAAACCGGACCATGAGGGAGAAAATCAAAAAAGGATGCTGTCCTAACTGTGGTTATACAACCttgagcaatggtaccaccataaCCACAGAGGAGCAACAACATCATATAGAAAATACCAGGCTAAAAGCAGAG ATAAAAAAATTACGTCGAATGCTAGGAAGCATCCCAGATGGAAACACTTCACCAAGTTCATCATGCTCAGCAGGAGCTGATCAAAACAAGAGCTCATTAGATAGCTGCAGTGGGTTCTTGGGTCCTGAGAAATTTAGAATTTTAGAGATTGTCAATGTTGCCCTGGAAGAGCTGACCAAGATGGCTACTGCCCAGGAGCCTTTGTGGGTTCGGAGTGTTGAGACTGGAAGGGAGATACTGAACTATGATGAGTATGTTAAGGAATTCTCACCTGATATGTCAAGGAATGGATGTGTCAGAAACATTGAGGCTTCTAGAGAGACTGGTATTGTCTTCTTTGACATGCCAAGGCTTGTACAAGCATTCATGGATGTG AACCAATGGAAGGAATTTTTCCCTTGCCTGATCTCCAAGGCTGTCATTGTTGATATCATTTCCAAGGGTCTCGGTGATAGCAAAGATGGCACCATACAACTG ATGTTTGCAGAAATTCAGATGCTTACTCCTTTGGTGCCGACACGAGAAATCTACTTTGTGAGATATTGCAAAAAACTATGCCCCACTAGATGGGCAATTTTAGATATATCTATTGACAAACTTGAAGAAAACATAGATGCATCACTCATGAAGTGCAGGAAGCGGCCCTCAGGTTGCATAATAGAGGACCAAGACACTGGTCATTGCAAG GTGATTTGGGTAGAACATATGGAATGCCAAAAGACTGTAGTTCCAACACTATATCACCCAATTGTTACCAGTGGTCTGGCTTTTGGGGCTCGACACTGGATGGCAACATTACGTCTGCAATGTGAAAGATCAGTTTTCTTCATGGCAACTAATGTACCTACAAGAGACTGCAATGGttgtagcaattctatcacccatTCTATGAACATGAACCTATTGCTTACCTCACATAGGATTTTCTTAGGGATCTCGACACTGGCCGGAAGAAAGAGCATCCTGAAGCTTGGACAAAGAATGACTTCGTGCTTTTGCCAGAACATTGGTGCATCAGGACACCACAAATGGACCAAGGTGTCAACAAAAGGTGGTGATGAGATTCGATTCACGTCAAGGAAGAATATCAATGACCCCGGGGAGCCTCTGGGACTGATCATTTGTTCGGTTTTGTCGACATGGTTGCCTGTTCCTGCAACGTCTCTGTTTAATTTCTTGAGGGATGACTCAAGAAGAACTGAA TGGGACATCATGCTTACACCAAGCCCTACTCAAACAATGGTGAATTTAGTAAAGGGCCAAGATCGTGGAAACTCTGTTACTATCTAT AGCCTACAGACAACAACTTCATCAGAGAGGACCAACATTTGGGTTCTCCAAGATTGTAGCACCAACTCTTACGAGTCAATGGTGGTTTTTGCTCCTGTGGAGATTGATGGCACACAATCTGTGATGAACGGGTGTGACTCGAGTAGCTTGGCCATATTGCCATCAGGATTTTCTATACTTCCAGACGGGCTAGAGACCAGGCCTCTTGTGATCACatctaggccacaggagaggacaatGGAAGGAGGATCTTTGCTTATGGTAGCATTCCAAATTCTTGCGGATGCGTCACCTGTGGCAAGGCCAACAACAGAATCGGTGGAGACCATAAACACACTTGTTTCGTGCACAttgcaaaatataaaaaaagccTTGCAGTGTGAGGATGGGTAA
- the LOC135588387 gene encoding homeobox-leucine zipper protein GLABRA 2-like isoform X3: MEALFKESPHPDEKQRQQLSNQLGLSARQVKFWFQNRRTQIKAVQERHENSLRKSEIEKLQEENRTMREKIKKGCCPNCGYTTLSNGTTITTEEQQHHIENTRLKAEIKKLRRMLGSIPDGNTSPSSSCSAGADQNKSSLDSCSGFLGPEKFRILEIVNVALEELTKMATAQEPLWVRSVETGREILNYDEYVKEFSPDMSRNGCVRNIEASRETGIVFFDMPRLVQAFMDVNQWKEFFPCLISKAVIVDIISKGLGDSKDGTIQLMFAEIQMLTPLVPTREIYFVRYCKKLCPTRWAILDISIDKLEENIDASLMKCRKRPSGCIIEDQDTGHCKVIWVEHMECQKTVVPTLYHPIVTSGLAFGARHWMATLRLQCERSVFFMATNVPTRDCNGCSNSITHSMNMNLLLTSHRIFLGISTLAGRKSILKLGQRMTSCFCQNIGASGHHKWTKVSTKGGDEIRFTSRKNINDPGEPLGLIICSVLSTWLPVPATSLFNFLRDDSRRTEWDIMLTPSPTQTMVNLVKGQDRGNSVTIYSLQTTTSSERTNIWVLQDCSTNSYESMVVFAPVEIDGTQSVMNGCDSSSLAILPSGFSILPDGLETRPLVITSRPQERTMEGGSLLMVAFQILADASPVARPTTESVETINTLVSCTLQNIKKALQCEDG; encoded by the exons ATGGAAGC GCTGTTCAAGGAATCACCCCATCCAGATGAGAAGCAGAGGCAGCAATTGAGCAACCAGCTAGGACTTTCTGCCAGGCAAGTCAAGTTCTGGTTCCAAAATCGACGAACCCAAATCAAG GCAGTGCAGGAGCGGCATGAGAACTCGCTACGTAAGTCTGAGATAGAGAAACTGCAGGAGGAAAACCGGACCATGAGGGAGAAAATCAAAAAAGGATGCTGTCCTAACTGTGGTTATACAACCttgagcaatggtaccaccataaCCACAGAGGAGCAACAACATCATATAGAAAATACCAGGCTAAAAGCAGAG ATAAAAAAATTACGTCGAATGCTAGGAAGCATCCCAGATGGAAACACTTCACCAAGTTCATCATGCTCAGCAGGAGCTGATCAAAACAAGAGCTCATTAGATAGCTGCAGTGGGTTCTTGGGTCCTGAGAAATTTAGAATTTTAGAGATTGTCAATGTTGCCCTGGAAGAGCTGACCAAGATGGCTACTGCCCAGGAGCCTTTGTGGGTTCGGAGTGTTGAGACTGGAAGGGAGATACTGAACTATGATGAGTATGTTAAGGAATTCTCACCTGATATGTCAAGGAATGGATGTGTCAGAAACATTGAGGCTTCTAGAGAGACTGGTATTGTCTTCTTTGACATGCCAAGGCTTGTACAAGCATTCATGGATGTG AACCAATGGAAGGAATTTTTCCCTTGCCTGATCTCCAAGGCTGTCATTGTTGATATCATTTCCAAGGGTCTCGGTGATAGCAAAGATGGCACCATACAACTG ATGTTTGCAGAAATTCAGATGCTTACTCCTTTGGTGCCGACACGAGAAATCTACTTTGTGAGATATTGCAAAAAACTATGCCCCACTAGATGGGCAATTTTAGATATATCTATTGACAAACTTGAAGAAAACATAGATGCATCACTCATGAAGTGCAGGAAGCGGCCCTCAGGTTGCATAATAGAGGACCAAGACACTGGTCATTGCAAG GTGATTTGGGTAGAACATATGGAATGCCAAAAGACTGTAGTTCCAACACTATATCACCCAATTGTTACCAGTGGTCTGGCTTTTGGGGCTCGACACTGGATGGCAACATTACGTCTGCAATGTGAAAGATCAGTTTTCTTCATGGCAACTAATGTACCTACAAGAGACTGCAATGGttgtagcaattctatcacccatTCTATGAACATGAACCTATTGCTTACCTCACATAGGATTTTCTTAGGGATCTCGACACTGGCCGGAAGAAAGAGCATCCTGAAGCTTGGACAAAGAATGACTTCGTGCTTTTGCCAGAACATTGGTGCATCAGGACACCACAAATGGACCAAGGTGTCAACAAAAGGTGGTGATGAGATTCGATTCACGTCAAGGAAGAATATCAATGACCCCGGGGAGCCTCTGGGACTGATCATTTGTTCGGTTTTGTCGACATGGTTGCCTGTTCCTGCAACGTCTCTGTTTAATTTCTTGAGGGATGACTCAAGAAGAACTGAA TGGGACATCATGCTTACACCAAGCCCTACTCAAACAATGGTGAATTTAGTAAAGGGCCAAGATCGTGGAAACTCTGTTACTATCTAT AGCCTACAGACAACAACTTCATCAGAGAGGACCAACATTTGGGTTCTCCAAGATTGTAGCACCAACTCTTACGAGTCAATGGTGGTTTTTGCTCCTGTGGAGATTGATGGCACACAATCTGTGATGAACGGGTGTGACTCGAGTAGCTTGGCCATATTGCCATCAGGATTTTCTATACTTCCAGACGGGCTAGAGACCAGGCCTCTTGTGATCACatctaggccacaggagaggacaatGGAAGGAGGATCTTTGCTTATGGTAGCATTCCAAATTCTTGCGGATGCGTCACCTGTGGCAAGGCCAACAACAGAATCGGTGGAGACCATAAACACACTTGTTTCGTGCACAttgcaaaatataaaaaaagccTTGCAGTGTGAGGATGGGTAA